The DNA sequence GGTAGGCACGCAGGCATTACAGTCGATACATTCATCAGGGTGAATCGCCAGAAAGTTGGGCCCTTCGTAGAAGCAGTCAACCGGGCAAACCTCGACGCAGTCGGTGTACTTGCAATTAATGCAGGGCTCGCAGACAACGTATGGCATGATGACCAGCGTTCAATGTTAACGGATCCGATGAGAATATACGGTGTACAGCAATAGGGATGCTACGTCTTCTTGTATGCAAACGACTTTCCTTTGCGCAGTCGGGTTCCCTCTCACCTGACAGAGGACTGGCGCAGCGCTCAGAATTTTGTTTAATTGCGCCCAGAGCGGCGTGCAGTCAGACCAAATGGCCATGAAAACCCCCATTCGCACGATAGCGCTCATCGCGCACGATGGTAAGAAGGCCGACATGGTAGCCTTCGCCATGCAACACCGCGACCTGCTGGCCCGCTTTGAGCTGGTGGGCACCGGCACGACGGGCAAGCTGCTGGAAGAGAAAGTAGGCCTGCGGGTCCAGCGTTTGCTGTCGGGTCCGCTGGGTGGCGATGTGCAGATTGCCGCCCGCGTGGTAACGGGCGAAATCCACGCCGTGTTTTTCTTTGTGGACCCGCTTGATAAGCATCCGCACGATCCTGATATCCAGACGCTTATGCGGGCCTGCAATGTACACAACGTTCCGCTGGCCACCAATCCGGCCACGGCCCACTACATTCTGACAAGCCAGGCCCTGCAGAGCATCGAGGCCAGCGCAGCCGACGCATCGTCGGACGCCTGATTCAATCAAACAGACTGCCCGTACGTGCTGGCGGAGTCAGACCAAAGTGCTGATAGGCACGGGGGGCGGCTACCCGGCCCCGGGGTGTACGCTCCAGAAACCCTTCCTGGATCAGATAGGGCTCGTAGACTTCCTCAAGGGTTCCGGGATCCTCCCCTACGGCCACGGCGAGCGTGTTGAGCCCCGTGGGGCCTCCACCGAACTTTTCGATCAGGGTACGCAACAGGCGCACGTCCATTTCGTCGAGCCCGGCCTCGTCCACATCAAGTGCTTCCAGGGCCATGCGGGCCACTTCACGGGTAATACGGCCATCACCTTTTACTTCAGCAAAATCGCGCGTACGGCGCAGCAGATGGTTGGCAATGCGCGGCGTTCCCCGACTCCGACGGGCAATTTCATAGGCGCCCTCCTCGTCAATTGCGACCCCCAGGATGCGCGCCGAACGCAGCACGATCTGTTGCAGGTCCTCGGTGTGGTAATAGTCGTAGCGAAATTCGATGCCGAAACGCGCCCGCAGGGGTGCTGTCAACAGCCCTTTGCGTGTTGTAGCTCCAATCAGCGTAAAGGGCGGTAGCCGCAACTTGACGCTTCGCGCGTTGGGACCACTATCGATCAGAATATCGATCCGGTAATCCTCCATAGCCGAGTAAAGGTACTCCTCGACCACCGGGCTGAGCCGATGGATTTCATCAATAAAAAGCACATCCCCTTCATTCAGATGAGTGAGCAAACCCGCAATATCGGCTGGTTTTTCCAGCACAGGCCCACTCGTAGTGCGGATGCGCGCCCCCATCTCCTCGGCAATAATGTAGGCCAGTGTTGTCTTTCCCAACCCCGGTGGTCCGGAAAGCAGCACATGGTCCAGCGTCTCCCCACGCTGCAGCGCGGCTGCAATGAACACACGCAGGTTATCTTTGATCTTCGACTGGCCGATAAATTCTTCCAGACGACGTGGTCGCAGGGCCTTCTCGTAATCCTCTTCGGCGTGCTGCGACAAGGGACGTAATAAACCGGGTTCACGCATCGTCGGCCTTCTTAAAGCCCTGGTTTGCTCAAAATACAACCGATGATGTCAACAGTCTGACACCATGGAGGTTTTCCGCAAAAATAACAACCCATACCCAGCGCTGCGTTGACAAAACGCGTACGGCGTCCTACGTTAGAGGCATTATGTTTGCAGTAGATCACATACTGATTGCAGAGAGCGTCCTGGAAGCGGCTTTTGCCTGTCAGCTCCAGGCATGTTGGGGTACCTGTTGCGTACAGGGCGCATCGGGCGCCCCGCTGGAAGCGGGCGAGCGCTTCGTACTGGAAGCGCTGGTACCTACCCTGCGTTCGATGTTACGCCCTGAAGCGCAGGCCCTCATCGCTTCCCATGGCCCCTGGGAAAAAGTGGGGACCGACCGCTATGCCATTCGTTGCACGCCGGAAGGCGCCTGCGTCTTTGCCATTTACAACGAGGCAGGTATCGCCCGCTGCGCTATCCAACGCGCCTACGAACAGGGACGTATCGACTTTCCTAAACCGATCTCCTGTCACCTGTACCCCTTACGCGTGGAACGACGCCACGGTTTGGAAATTCTTCATTATGAAAAAATTCCGTTATGTAACGCAGCCCGAATATACGGCGCGCGCTGCGGCATTGCGCTCATAGACTTTCTGGAAGCACCCCTTGTGCGACGCTATGGCCGCAGCTGGTATGAACGTTTTCGGACCCGATGGACCGAGCGCCGTCAGCTACGCGGGCTGGCGCCTCAACAGATGGGAAAGACGGAGCCATGCTAAAACTCAAACAGGAACAAAAGCTGCAGCAAAAGCTCTCGCCGCAGCAGATTCAGTACATCAAGCTGCTGCAGCTTCCCACGCTGGCCCTGGAACAACGCATCAAGGCCGAACTGGAATCCAATCCGCTACTGGAGGAAGGCTCAGAAGAAGAAGAGGAAACACCCCTCGAAGAAACGCTGGACGAAACGCCCGAACCCGCTGACACCGAAACGGCGTCGGAGCCCGAAGCCTCCGACGCCGTCGCTGAAGAGGAGGCCTCCGTCGACTACGAAGAAGAGATCGACTGGGAAGAACTCTTCAACAATGTGGACGACCTGTACGGCTACAAGGCCCGGGTAGATCGCAGTGACGAAGAGGATGAGCGACGTGAGCTGCCGCTACCGGCTCGTCCCTCGATGATCGAACACCTGCGCGAACAGCTGATCCTGCTCGATCTGAACGAAACCGAACGCCTCATTGCTGAACAGATCATTGGCTCCATCGACGAGGACGGCTACCTGCGACGTTCGCTTGAATCCATCGTCGATGACCTGATGTTTACACACGGTATCAGTGTGACCGAAGAAGACGTCGAACGGGTACTGAAGCAGATCCAGCGCCTTGACCCTGTCGGCATCGCTGCACGCGACCTGCGCGAATGCTTGATCGTCCAGCTTGAAACCCTGCCTGAAGACACGCCCGGCCGGGAAGTCGCACTGCGC is a window from the Rhodothermus sp. genome containing:
- a CDS encoding DUF3109 family protein; translation: MFAVDHILIAESVLEAAFACQLQACWGTCCVQGASGAPLEAGERFVLEALVPTLRSMLRPEAQALIASHGPWEKVGTDRYAIRCTPEGACVFAIYNEAGIARCAIQRAYEQGRIDFPKPISCHLYPLRVERRHGLEILHYEKIPLCNAARIYGARCGIALIDFLEAPLVRRYGRSWYERFRTRWTERRQLRGLAPQQMGKTEPC
- a CDS encoding methylglyoxal synthase, yielding MKTPIRTIALIAHDGKKADMVAFAMQHRDLLARFELVGTGTTGKLLEEKVGLRVQRLLSGPLGGDVQIAARVVTGEIHAVFFFVDPLDKHPHDPDIQTLMRACNVHNVPLATNPATAHYILTSQALQSIEASAADASSDA
- the ruvB gene encoding Holliday junction branch migration DNA helicase RuvB, whose amino-acid sequence is MREPGLLRPLSQHAEEDYEKALRPRRLEEFIGQSKIKDNLRVFIAAALQRGETLDHVLLSGPPGLGKTTLAYIIAEEMGARIRTTSGPVLEKPADIAGLLTHLNEGDVLFIDEIHRLSPVVEEYLYSAMEDYRIDILIDSGPNARSVKLRLPPFTLIGATTRKGLLTAPLRARFGIEFRYDYYHTEDLQQIVLRSARILGVAIDEEGAYEIARRSRGTPRIANHLLRRTRDFAEVKGDGRITREVARMALEALDVDEAGLDEMDVRLLRTLIEKFGGGPTGLNTLAVAVGEDPGTLEEVYEPYLIQEGFLERTPRGRVAAPRAYQHFGLTPPARTGSLFD